A DNA window from Zingiber officinale cultivar Zhangliang chromosome 3A, Zo_v1.1, whole genome shotgun sequence contains the following coding sequences:
- the LOC122052002 gene encoding uncharacterized protein LOC122052002 — protein MEEPKLPPPAASGTPSVVSPAGDVTMPRGKKRKLDVDEFRNSDYYKLRLMVKDLRPLFLEVLRTPNFQTSKAACEIQNQMKTMLVLIKKLRGDVDSSENCKSPSQAESSFKVKDEESLEMHVEDEKIEQHETGHDPTIPVKASQPEKNTTVSDSNQEKTHAEWIAEVREKVKQFDVASLGSYVIGGSKIGWNFLVYLGSEPVYYGVTKESFLARRSAK, from the exons ATGGAGGAGCCGAAGCTGCCTCCTCCGGCAGCCTCCGGCACCCCTTCAGTCGTAAGCCCTGCGGGCGATGTGACCATGCCCAGGGGAAAGAAGAGGAAGCTGGACGTCGATGAGTTCCGTAACTCCGATTACTACAAGCTTCGACTCATGGTCAAGGACCTGCGCCCGCTGTTTCTCGAG GTTCTTCGCACACCAAACTTCCAGACCAGCAAAGCAGCATGTGAGATTCAAAATC AAATGAAGACAATGCTAGTATTGATCAAGAAATTGAGAGGTGATGTGGACTCTTCTGAGAACTGTAAAAGTCCATCCCAGGCAGAATCCTCATTTAAAGTTAAGGATGAAGAATCATTAGAAATGCATGTAGAAGATGAAAAAATTGAACAACATGAAACTGGACACGACCCAACAATTCCAGTGAAAGCATCACAACCTGAGAAGAATACAACTGTCTCAGACAGTAATCAGGAGAAAACACATGCAGAATGGATTGCTGAGGTACGGGAAAAGGTGAAACAATTTGATGTAGCATCTCTAGGAAGCTATGTTATCGGTGGATCCAAAATCGGATGGAATTTTCTTGTTTATCTAGGGAGTGAGCCAGTTTATTATGGCGTAACAAAAGAAAGTTTCCTTGCGCGCAGATCGGCAAAGTGA